CCAGCTCGTCGCCCTGGTCGCTGCGCGCGCGGCGGGTGAGGTCGCCCGCCGCCATCGCGCGCGCCACCCCGGCAATCTGCCGCAGCGGGTGGGTGACGGCGATGCTGAACGCGAGGGAGAGCAGGCCGGTGAGCACCAGGGCGACGAATCCCACTCCGAAGATGCCGCGCTGCACGCGTGCCACCGTCGCCTTGACCTCGTGCAGCGGCACGGCGAGGCGAATGACGCGGGCGTCGCGGGTGCGCACGGCCATGTACAGGTGCTCGATGCCGATGGAGTGGCTCATCCGCACGTCGCGCCCCACGCCGCCGGTGAGCGCGGCGGCGATTTCCGGCCGGCCGCGGTGGTTTTCCAGGGCGGGAAACTGGTCCGGGCGCAGGTCCGAGTCGCCGCGCACCGTGCCGTCCAGGTCGATGAGCGTGACGCGGCGGCCGGAGATGGAGCTGAGCCAGTCGGCGATGCTGTCGGGGGCGGCGGCGCGGCGCGTGTCGTACAGCGAATTGGCCAGCGCCAGTTCGCGGTTGAGGTCGCGCGCCAGCATGTCCGTCAGGTGGCGGCGCAGCAGCTGCCCCACGCCCACGGTAAGCGCCAGCACCACCAGCGCGATGATGGTGAGGTAGGTGAGAAAGAGCTTCTGGTCCGCGCGGAGACGCATGGGGGGAGTGCGTGAGTGCTGGGTGCGTGATTGCGTTAGTGCGGAGCTGCGAAGTGCGAAAGTACGAAAGTACGAAAGTACGAAAGTGGGGCGCGGCGGGCGGAGTTCGCGGGCGGCCCCCACCCGGGCCGGCACACCGGCCCACCCTCCCCCAAAAAAGACTGGGGGAGGGTTGGGCGCGGCGGAGAGGTCGGCGCGGAGCCCACAGATCAGCGCGACCGGACGCTATCATGAGCGAATGAATCCGCCGCTCCAACAGCGGGAACCCCGACACGACGCCCACAGGCGCCGTTCGGGGCTTCAACCGCGTTCGGGAACTACACCGAGCGGGGATCACGTCGCGCGCCGAACCCGCCCCCGAGCCGAACGGCTCCCCCTCTCCCGCTTGCGGGAGAGGGGGTTGGGGGGTGAGGGGTGCCTCGGCATGCGCCTCAGCTCCGCTTCCTGCACGGACCCGCCGTTCTCCGTTTCGTGTGCCGCTTCAGACGTTCGGCTCCCTGCCTCGTCTGTGTGCCCCGAAAACAAACATCGCTGCGCCGGAGAGCATCCGGCGCAGCGATCCATCTCCGTTACCCGCCGTGACGCATCAGCGCGGGGGCTCGTTGCGGAAGCGGTATCCGAACCCGCGCACCGTCTCAATCCAGTCCGCCTCGTCGCCCAGCTTGCTGCGAAGCCGCTGCACGTGCATGTCCACCGTGCGCGTTGCGATGTTGGCCGTAACTTCCCAAACCGCTTCCAGAAGCTGGCGCCGGCTCTGCACGCGGCCGCGGCGCTCCATGAGCGTCATCAGCAGGCGGTACTCGGTGGGCGTCAGATCCAGGTCGCGGCCCTCCACCTGGGCCCGCGCGGCGCCGCTGTCCACGTTGAAGGGGCCCACACGCACCACCTTGCCGCCCTTAACCACCGGCGGCGCCTGCTGCACCCGGCGAAGCACCGCGCCCACGCGCAGAATCAGCTCCTGCGGAGAGAACGGCTTGCTGACGTAGTCGTCGGCGCCCAGCCGCAGCCCGGCGATGCGATCCTGCTCCTCGCGCCGCGCGGTAAGCAGTATGACGGGAATGTCCAGCGTTTCCGGGCGGCGGCGCAGTTCCTCCAGCACGGCCAGCCCGGACATGCCGGGGAGCATGAGGTCAAGAACGATCAGGTCGGGGCGCTCCACCTCGGTGGCGCGGATGGCTTCCGGGCCGCTGCTGGCGGTGCGCACCCGGTACGACTCGCGGGCGAGATGGTAGGCCACCAGCGCGGAAATATCCGGCTCGTCATCCACCACCAGGATGTGTGCGGGCATGCGGGTCGGGGTTTCAGAAGACGTGCCGCGGGCCCCGATCAACCCGGTAAACGGGCTGGCTGCCTGCAGCTGTCCGGAAGGGCTCGACAAGGGATCACCTCAACGGGAGGAGGATGCGTCAGTGTATCGCTCCCGTGAGTATGGACGGCACCTGTAACGTCGCGGTAACGCGCCGGATACGGAAGTGGCGCGATGAAGGGAAGTGCGTAAGTGCGTGAGTGCTGGGTGCGTTAGTGCGAAAAGATGACAGGAAGTGCCGAGCGCCCAGTGCGTGCCGTGGCGGTTGCAGTTGTCGTTGCAGTCCCCGGTCCTCCATGCGCGCCGACGTCTCTTTTTGCCTGCGGCCAAGCCGCGAGGTCAACACCGGCGAGGGCCCAAGCATGACGGCGCGGTGAGCCGTCATCAACCACGCGCCCTTTCCGAAGCGCACGACACTGGTGTGTGCTCCCTCTCCCACATCCGTTCGTGGGAGAGGGTCGTCGTGCGCAGCACGCGGGGTGAGGGCCCCCGCCCGCCGCCGCACCACTCTCCGCATCACGCCCCGACCCGCCGCCAATCACCCGTGAACCTGACGATGCGCTCCTGAGCACCGGGCACTAGGCACTTCGCACTTCTTTTATCCGTTCGCACTCACGCACTAACGCACCCCGCACTCACGCACTTCCCTCCGCATTCGCCAGATAATTCCCCAGCACGCGATTCGTCGCGTTCAGCACCGCGAGTGCGGCGGAACGGTAACCGTCCGATGTCGCCAGCGAGGCGCCCACCAGCGGCACCCCGGCCTCGGTGCGCAGCAGGACCACGATCAGCTCCGTGTCGAACGCGCGAAAGGTCTTGATCCCCACCAGCGAAAACTGCATGCGGCCCTGAAGGATGGCCTCCAGAGTCCGCAGGGTGGCGGCGGCGGCGTGGCGCAGCTCCAGCGCGGGGCCGCTTTCCCCCTCCACCTCGTCCTCGAACGTCTGCCCCGCCCACTCCAGCTGCACGTGCGCCAGCGACCGCCCCACTGATGGCTTGGTGAGGCGCGCGGCAATGAAGCGCACCCGCTTGCGCGCCTCGCTCTGCGGCAGGTAGGCCAGGTGCAGCTCCGCCGCCTCGGGATGGCCGTGGCGGGCCAGCAGCGCGCGCGCCTGCATTTCCGCCGGGCAGTCGGTTCGTTCGCAGATCAGAAACACGCGGAACGGGTCGGCGTCCACGATGGCGCGGCGCACGCCGTCCAGCGCTTCCAGTTCGGCGCGCAGGCGCTCCAGTGCGGCCGCGTCCATGTTGGGTGAGGGCATGGGATTGGGAAAGCAGACGAATTGTAACGGGGGTGCTGGCGAACGTAGAGGCGCGAGCGGCGCGATGTCAAGCAGACTGTATTCCGAATACGAACGGAGCGGGGCCCGGAGAACGCGTCTCCGGGCCCCGCTCCGTTCATCCACCCGCCGCGGTCAGTAGCGCAGCAGCGCCGCCGCCCCGTGCAGGTCCGCCAGCTGCGCGGGGTCGCTGAACTGGATCTCCGCGCCCTGCTGCTGCGCCAGGCGCACCATCTCCTCCATCACGTCCACCGGCTCCAGCGACTCGTTGCCGTCATACAGGCAGCGGGCCATGGGGCGCACGAACACGAATCCGCACTGGCTGCAGCGCACGCCTTCGTGCTCGCCGTCGCGCGCCACCACCAGCGTGTCGACGCGGCCCTCCTGCAGCGCCGACAGCGTGGCCTGGAAGCCCTCCGTGGCCAGGTAGTCGTGCTTGGCCCGGTCGCGCACCTGCGCCAGCAGCTCGCCGTCGTGGCGCTCGTGCTCGGTGCGCAGGTACGGCTCCAGCCGCGCCATCACCTCGGAAGCGGGCGCGTCGACGGGGGCGGCGCCGGTGTACACCACCTTGGCCAGCGTCTGCTCCGGCAGGTACTCGCGAAAGCGGCCCACGTTCTCGTCCGTGCCCAGCAGCACCAGCTCCGCCGGGTGATAGCGCTGGATGAAGTGGTCCACCTCTTCGGCGAAGTCCTTGAAGAAGTGCTTCATCTCCTCGCGCTTGCGCCGCTGAAAGCGCATCTGCGAGTAGCCGCCCGCCTTGACGTTGCTGGGCACCGGCAGCGGGTCGCCGCGGAACTGCAGTTCATCCAGCAGTGTGCCCAGGTACACGCTCAGAATGCGGACGTGCTCGCGGTCCAGCAGAATTACGCCCACGTGCTGGTAGCTGGTAATGACCTGCGCCAGCGGCCCCACGAGCGGCTTGTCGTTCACCACCAT
This DNA window, taken from Longimicrobium terrae, encodes the following:
- a CDS encoding response regulator transcription factor; this translates as MPAHILVVDDEPDISALVAYHLARESYRVRTASSGPEAIRATEVERPDLIVLDLMLPGMSGLAVLEELRRRPETLDIPVILLTARREEQDRIAGLRLGADDYVSKPFSPQELILRVGAVLRRVQQAPPVVKGGKVVRVGPFNVDSGAARAQVEGRDLDLTPTEYRLLMTLMERRGRVQSRRQLLEAVWEVTANIATRTVDMHVQRLRSKLGDEADWIETVRGFGYRFRNEPPR
- a CDS encoding VLRF1 family aeRF1-type release factor, giving the protein MISRQDLERLVQRPNGDSPVLSLFLDMSVDSNNKRNHGVFLNQKRAELEDRENRTVGTGNGSESGYGGLFQRIHDWIETSYEEANRGVVIYAEVNGDWFEALQFPVSVQNRMVVNDKPLVGPLAQVITSYQHVGVILLDREHVRILSVYLGTLLDELQFRGDPLPVPSNVKAGGYSQMRFQRRKREEMKHFFKDFAEEVDHFIQRYHPAELVLLGTDENVGRFREYLPEQTLAKVVYTGAAPVDAPASEVMARLEPYLRTEHERHDGELLAQVRDRAKHDYLATEGFQATLSALQEGRVDTLVVARDGEHEGVRCSQCGFVFVRPMARCLYDGNESLEPVDVMEEMVRLAQQQGAEIQFSDPAQLADLHGAAALLRY